The window ctgaaacattaaaacaatttaaccaattaaacaccataactaaaatttaattaagttTTGATCATTATGCTCTTCaccttatatataatttttaattaaaaattttatttttttgaatagcGTAAGACAAAAAGAttgaataatttaaaattattttatatttatcgatagctatttatatgtttatgatagattataaaatttatatattaaaataaacatactaactatataatcaaaatttaaatttaaacaaaaatccgggcgtagcccggaccGATCCTAGTATTTGTAATGAGACACCGAGGAAACAAATTTTCACAGaacttaaagaaaaaaataattatattatctttGGTAGTGTAGTGgcagaaaaaaaacaataatattatctCTGTCTTATTGGAGAAGGAATTGTTAATAACAATTTATTATTGCCACTGGAATCATTAGAAatgatatattttgttaatacgagatattttttaataaaataatatatatacatatatcggTATACTGTAAGTGGGCCACGAACCACGAGACAAATATTAGTTAAGTTTGAGCCCACAAAAGTTTAATAATGGACCACTGGCTAGTTTGGATTTTGCCAGGTGGGTCCCATTTGTTTTCAAGATTTCGAAGTTGAACCCCATACGTTTTTAATTATTAGCTAAGGGACACTTGGGATTGTGTGGCTCTTTGCCATGGAAtccagacaaaaaaaatataaagataaaacaATAAGGatcaaaagaaaaggaaaagagaaaaataaaggAGAAACACAAGCTGTAAAGTTTGACAATAGGAGAATTTGAGAGCATATAATCCAAATTTTTGTGATGGTTAAGAAAAAAAGGTAATGATTGGTTGCCTTAGACTTTTgtaataattatatacatacatGTTTAATGTCATGATATAGACTCACTATTTATTAGAAACTAAGTATACGAAAAGACACTATAGTTTATTAGTTTGAAAAAACTAAGTTCGAATTTCAAACTATTCAATTTCTTGAAAATGATAAGATgtaaatttttagaggtttcaGAGTACCGTAGACAGAATTGTTCGAGGGACGAGTTTCTGCCTCATACAGCTCGGGCCGAAGACCGGGGGAAATTTAGGTGATCTTATGTTGCGGAGAGAGCATGTCTATCAAGAATATCAATGACATATATGCAGAACCGTCCGTCGATCCAAATGTTTCGGGAAAAACTTCATCGTAGAATCATTGTTCTTGGACTTGTCATTATTATCGCATATATTGCATATAGTTGATCATATGTAATTGAGTTAGAGATTATATGATGATGTAATGTGTACTATTTATTGTTTAAGAaaagcaaatatatatatataatcggTTTAGTTTTGAAGCTGCTCCACTGTACGATTTATTATAAAAGTAAGGacttttttaagaaaatggtTTACGTGGCAGCATCTAGTTCAACTTTACaacttttaaatatcttttttaagaatatatatatttttataccaAAAGCTTGTGAAGGCAGTGGTATGAGATACAGCTATCAAAAATATCATCGTTAAACACACTACACTACACAGTAAGATATCAAGTCCCAAATGGTGTTGTTGCTTTGACAAAAAACATCTCTGCATTAAAAGAACGACCGACAAAGAAAAACCGAAAGAAAAAGGGTGATGGTAAAAAAATGTGGAGGTGCTAATTTGGCAAAGGTTGTATGTTTTTAAAGTTTGCACGCGTTGGGCCCCCCTTGACTTCCTTCCACTATTTCCATATGTTTCAATATTATTTCCACTATCAGAATGTTTTGACAAACTTTGTTACATTCGTTTAATTAGTAATTACATCTCCCCACTGCATCTGATTCTTACCTACACGAATCATAAATTCTTCATACTGTTTCATTCTTGTAATTTCCAAAAAACAGATCCCAACTACAGAGTCCACTAACTGATGATCCGACCAAACACAAGAACATATCACTATTTTACGTACAAGTTCGCTAGCTCTAGCTATTTTTCCCTAAAATAAATTCACCACCAAAAGCACTCAAACCTTCTCAAGAAGAatgaataattttgttttgaaaattagAACTTCAGTGGTTTTgcttttttttgggtttttttggaACTGAACCTGTCAGAATTATATAAACACTAATTGTACACAATGCTTAAAAGCACCTCCCAAAAAATTGTCATCACTTGTGAATGGTTTGCCCCGTCTCCTTTTTCCGACTTTAAAATCTTTCGTATCGCCACCACAAGCTATAAACCGCAACTGTCCGAACCATTCcgtgtcttctttttttttttttgctttttaagTTTAAAAATGGTTTCTCGGGCTTCTTTCACTCACCCGCTTGTTGCTTCTGATCTGCGGGTTTAACCTGAACCGCAGAGGGAACCGCGTGTACATACGTGAACCCTGGAGGCCCCAGCTGATGTTGCTGCGTTTTCCCCATTCCACCTCCTCCTTTCACGTTATTCGCTGCTGCTGCTGCGGCTGCGATAGCTTTCGCTGGATCTGAAGTGGCAGTTACGGCTCCGGTAGTACAGCCGGAGAGGGTGACAGAAGTGGCGCCAGCAGCAGCAGCGGAACCTGGCTGTTGCTGATGTCTTTGAATGAAATAACCACCGGAAGGAGATATTGCGATCTGCTGCTGCTGTTGATGTTGAGATTGCATGTAAGGATTAGAAAAGAAGAGCTGGGCTTGCTGCTGCAACCCATGCTTTGACAACTGTTGCTGTTGGGACTTGGATCCAGAGCTCGTGGTGGGGTTTCCGAGAACAGAAGGACCATTATTCCTTCCACCAGTAGATGACGCCACAGATGCAGACTGCAAGTTCTTGGACGGCTGAGATGATGAGTGAGTAGTAGAGGAAGCTTGTCCAGCTTTGTTCACTGCTGAGGAAGCGGAAGCAGTTGTCCTTGGGCTTCCCCCGGCGTTTTTGGAGACCGAAGATGTAGAAGGTGATCCAACTAACATTGGTGGAGACGGAGCTCGGTTGTTGGCACCTCCTTGCATCTGCTGCATAGGTGAACCAGAAGCCATAGGTTTCGAGTTTGCCGCAAAAGATATTTGCGATTGCTGGGGACGGCTTTGCTGTTTATGCGAGACGTTTCTCAGGGACgatgcagcagcagcagcagatgATGATGGGGACAGTATTGAAGGAGACTGAGCTTGGGCAGTGCTTGTTGTCCTTGGTGAATTGTTTTTCCACTGAGTTGACTGCACCTGATTACTAGGTGACTGAACAAGGTTCTGAGGAAAGCCTGAGTTGGCATTTGGAAACTTGGCACCTCCCGCGGGCGATATGGTGATACTGTGATCAGGAAAACCACTCCCATTATTCGCCACCGACCCTTTGGTTCTAGCAGCAGATGCAGCCACTGATGTTGCATACCGTTGCTGCTTCTGGAGATACATGGTGGGATAAGGTTGCTGCGATTGATTCCGTTGCAtatgctgctgctgctgttgttgcataagctgctgctgctgctgttgcATAAGTTGCTGCTGATGAGAAGTCGGCATAGAACTGGAACTCTGTGGCATAGCAGAACCAAGGTTTAGCAAACGGGATGTATCAACGATGCTACCACTCGGTACAGCAGAAACAGATGCATCAGCCAGGTCGTGTTTGTTAGAGAAAGCAATAGACTGCCCACCATTCACACCACTCGTTTTCCCTGTCTTCCTTTGTTCTTCCATCGTATTAGCAGTAGCATTAGATCCAGACTTTCCATCATCTGAAGGAGCACTGTAGTTCATTTTCTGttgggctgcttgagctgcggCAACATTCGCTGCCATCATTTGGTAACCTTGCCTTGCTGCTTCTGGCATGCTGTGGAACATAGGGTGATTCTGAGGAATTGATGACATGTTCAGGGAAGGAGCACTACTAGTGCCATTGAATGTCGCAAAGGTCATAGCATAACCCTGGGACTGAAACGATTCCATACCAGCCTTTGAACCCTGCTGCTGTGATTTCTTTTCACAATGTTTGCTCGAGGATACGACCACTCCCCCTCCTGGGACTGCTGAACTCATCAAACCCAAGTTTGTTGGTTGCATCTGCATACCATAGTTCTGGCCATAGGCAACACTCGAACGAGAAGACCGGCTATCAGCAGTTGATGGGCTATCTTCTCCTACAGTCTCGCTATGTTGAGGCGTATTTTCTCTATGTTGATGCCTCTGCTGAAAACTCAAAGGCTGAGACTGGACTTTGTGAGTTGGAAATCCTTGGGAGTTCCCATGATTGATCGGCGGTCTCAGCTGTTGGTTCTGCAGATGCTTTTGAGCTGCGGATGAACTAGTGGAAACACTTCCATTCTGGTTGCTTGGAGAATGGCTCTGGGGAATTTGACCAGCTTGCTGCTGCTGCGGTTGCTGTTGCTGCTT is drawn from Brassica rapa cultivar Chiifu-401-42 chromosome A05, CAAS_Brap_v3.01, whole genome shotgun sequence and contains these coding sequences:
- the LOC117125710 gene encoding LOW QUALITY PROTEIN: protein TIME FOR COFFEE-like (The sequence of the model RefSeq protein was modified relative to this genomic sequence to represent the inferred CDS: inserted 1 base in 1 codon; deleted 2 bases in 2 codons) — its product is MVRPLKSLFHLLFPVGDKQKPLPPKSAPCKLSSSSSPVAVQDEIEIEIAEVLYGMMRMPLAASKQESAGEEGAKTAVDVKSRVSSPISNSQALLQSSTTTLAANSSSSNVSAIVPKRKKPRIIKYDDENSSNLPSRAVKSEAEAPTKSQVPLGDQLKRSGSAEESSAVLDSTNPQPRESNASLDSRSAEKKENNPPKEETVXAKVETSPGFRSDGDGAKISSPAKEKKFEIDLMAPPPVRSTSERGGEMECVAAEANPKVTEVVTEAKPLLKEDGGNATIESEEKKRSRAVAEAEPHKSERSCELKLDLKKSDNVGVVNKHHVQKQAPPQQQQQQQQQQQQQLSIPDETAQATPMPLHMSMPGWPGGLPTMGYMPPTQGVVPADTTSSLSSAAMQPPPHLLFNQPRPKRCATHCYIARNIQSHQQFIKMNPFWPAAAGSAPLYGTKACNLSLMPPTELQGTVLGRSSNPGPDVNSQSTSKGSDTGQRNQILLQQALPPGAANNMMHGPTFIIPVGQQPHAAAASVRPNSGNTGSSGATATANSMNGSASATPAGAPTMTFSYPGMPGNETQYLAILQNNGYPFQVPAHVGAPPAYRGAPGQPMPFFNGSFYSSQMIQPPFSQPQKQQQQPQQQQAGQIPQSHSPSNQNGSVSTSSSAAQKHLQNQQLRPPINHGNSQGFPTHKVQSQPLSFQQRHQHRENTPQHSETVGEDSPSTADSRSSRSSVAYGQNYGMQMQPTNLGLMSSAVPGGGVVVSSSKHCEKKSQQQGSKAGMESFQSQGYAMTFATFNGTSSAPSLNMSSIPQNHPMFHSMPEAARQGYQMMAANVAAAQAAQQKMNYSAPSDDGKSGSNATANTMEEQRKTGKTSGVNGGQSIAFSNKHDLADASVSAVPSGSIVDTSRLLNLGSAMPQSSSSMPTSHQQQLMQQQQQQLMQQQQQQHMQRNQSQQPYPTMYLQKQQRYATSVAASAARTKGSVANNGSGFPDHSITISPAGGAKFPNANSGFPQNLVQSPSNQVQSTQWKNNSPRTTSTAQAQSPSILSPSSSAAAAASSLRNVSHKQQSRPQQSQISFAANSKPMASGSPMQQMQGGANNRAPSPPMLVGSPSTSSVSKNAGGSPRTTASASSAVNKAGQASSTTHSSSQPSKNLQSASVASSTGGRNNGPSVLGNPTTSSGSKSQQQQLSKHGLQQQAQLFFSNPYMQSQHQQQQQIAISPSGGYFIQRHQQQPGSAAAAGATSVTLSGCTTGAVTATSDPAKAIAAAAAAANNVKGGGGMGKTQQHQLGPPGFTYVHAVPSAVQVKPADQKQQAGE